The Terrirubrum flagellatum nucleotide sequence CGATCGAACGAAAATTGCTGCGCAAGGTGAAGCGCGGCGCGCGCGACATCGATGGCGTGCTCGATCTGCACGGCCTGACACAGGCGGCGGCGCATGACGCGCTCAACAGCTTTCTGCATCGCAAGCAACGCGAGGGCGCGTCGCTGGTGATTATCGTCACCGGCAAGGGCGCGCTCGGCTCCTATGACGATCCCGATCGTGAACGCGGCGTCTTGAGGCGCGTCGTGCCGCATTGGCTCAGGATGGCCGATCTGCGCAGTCTCGTGCTCGGCTTCGAAACGGCGGCCGCGCATCATGGCGGCGCCGGCGCGCTCTATGTCAGGCTGCGGCGCGCGCGACATCTGTTCGACGGATGACGCCCTTCGGCATGAAGATGCGCGCGCTGCGCGCCGAGCGCGGACTGACGCTCACCGACATGGCGAATGCGCTTGGCGTATCGCCCTCCTATCTCTCAGCGCTGGAGCGCGGAAAGAGATCGAAGCCAAGCTGGGCTTTCGTGCAGGCGGCGACGCATTACTTCAACATCATCTGGGACGACGCGGAGGAATTGCAACGTCTCGCCGACATCTCGGCGCCCAAGGCGAAGCTTGATTCCTCCGCGCTGACGCCGCGCGCGGTCGAACTCGCCAACCGCATGTCGCGCATGATCCGCACGCTCGATCCCGCCGACATCGAACGGCTGCACGCCGCGCTCGACAAGGCGGCGGCGCGGCAGGCGAAAATCAAGGCGCGCCCCGCCGGCTCATCCCGCCGCGCTTGACCCCCTGCTCCGCCCCTGCCACAGCCGCCCGAACTTTCTGGAGACCCCATGTCCGAGCCTCGCCACGACGTCCTTTGCATCGGCAACGCCATCGTCGATGTCATCGCCCGCACCGAAGAGGACTTCCTGGTCAAGCACCAGATGGCGAAGGGTTCGATGATGTTGATCGACGAGGAGCGGGCCGAGACGCTCTTCGCGGCGATGGGTCCGGCGACGGTGATTTCAGGCGGCTCGGCCGGCAACACGGCCGTCGGCATCGCCTCCTTCGGCGGCCGCGCCGCCTGTTTCGGCAAGGTGAAAGACGACGAGCTCGGCCGCCTGTTCGCCCACGACTTCAATTCGATCGGCGTCCATTACCCCGTCGCGCTCGCGACATCGGGACCCGCGACCGCGCGCAGCTTCATTCTGGTGACGCCGGACGGCGAGCGCACCATGAACACCTATCTCGGCGCCTGCGTGACCTTCGGCCCTGACGATGTCGATGAGGAGACAGTGAGATCCTCGCGCATCTCCTATTTCGAAGGCTATCTCTGGGACCCGCCGGCGGCGAAGGACGCCATCCGCAAGGCCGCGGCGATCGCGCATGAGGCGGGCCGCGAGGTCGCGATCACGCTCTCGGATTCATTCTGCGTCGACCGCTATCGCGAAGAGTTCCTGTTCCTCATGCGGACGCGCACTGTCGATCTCGTCTTCGCCAACGAGCATGAGTTGCTGAGCCTCTATCAGACGAGCGATTTCCAGAGCGCGCTCGACATGATCCGCAAGGATGCGACGACGGTTGTCGTGACGCGGTCGGCCAAGGGCGCTCTCGTCGCGACGAAGGACAGCCTTCACGAGGCTCCCGCCGCCTCGATCCGCGAACTCGTCGACACCACCGGCGCCGGCGACCTCTTCGCATCAGGCTTTCTCTATGGCCGCGCAACGCAGCGAGATCCCCAGACCTGCCTGA carries:
- a CDS encoding helix-turn-helix transcriptional regulator → MKMRALRAERGLTLTDMANALGVSPSYLSALERGKRSKPSWAFVQAATHYFNIIWDDAEELQRLADISAPKAKLDSSALTPRAVELANRMSRMIRTLDPADIERLHAALDKAAARQAKIKARPAGSSRRA
- a CDS encoding adenosine kinase; translation: MSEPRHDVLCIGNAIVDVIARTEEDFLVKHQMAKGSMMLIDEERAETLFAAMGPATVISGGSAGNTAVGIASFGGRAACFGKVKDDELGRLFAHDFNSIGVHYPVALATSGPATARSFILVTPDGERTMNTYLGACVTFGPDDVDEETVRSSRISYFEGYLWDPPAAKDAIRKAAAIAHEAGREVAITLSDSFCVDRYREEFLFLMRTRTVDLVFANEHELLSLYQTSDFQSALDMIRKDATTVVVTRSAKGALVATKDSLHEAPAASIRELVDTTGAGDLFASGFLYGRATQRDPQTCLKFGALAAAEVIQHIGARPQTSLREVAEQAGFKL
- a CDS encoding Smr/MutS family protein; its protein translation is MKRRTLTREEKSLWAHVQRSVQPMPGRARDDIPIETPAQAAATFATALAPAKVSPPPQPLPLAPIERKLLRKVKRGARDIDGVLDLHGLTQAAAHDALNSFLHRKQREGASLVIIVTGKGALGSYDDPDRERGVLRRVVPHWLRMADLRSLVLGFETAAAHHGGAGALYVRLRRARHLFDG